In Heliangelus exortis chromosome 3, bHelExo1.hap1, whole genome shotgun sequence, the genomic stretch ATAAGATTAAGACAGATGGGAAAGTGGAAGAGTAGGCCAGGAACTGCTGTTAACACTGTACCAATCTAAACAGAAGATCATGTGAGAACAGCTGCTTGGAGAAAACAGTTACATACCTTATGTAAACAAGTGTCCACTACCCAATTGCACACTTTTTCCAGGTCATCTGATACTTCAAGTCTAGACTTAACAAATTCACAGAGCTCTTCATTGCTCATTACATCCCAGATTCCATCACAAGCCAAGATGATAAACTCATCTTCTTCTGCCCTTAATATTTCACAAACCTCAGGCTCTGGAGAAACAAGTTGTTCTGTAGGGCCTTTACCATCAACGCATTTGTAGTCATAGTCCCCCAGAGCTCGAGAAACTGCCAGCGAACCATTAACACGCTGAATCATTACACTGCCTCCTGCATTCTGGATTCGCTCTTTCTCCCTTGGGTTGCAAGGTTTGTGATCCTGTGTTGAAAAACAGACTTGTCCATTCCTATAGAGGACAGCACGTGAATCACCACAATTTATAAAGTATACATGCTCAGGTGAAATCATAACTCCCACTGCAGTTGAGCCACTTCTGTCCATCCCATTTCTGAGGTCTGAGAAATTGCGCATATACTCATCAATTTTCAAAAAGCCAGTTCTGATTCCACTCTTGACATTTTCCACTGAAGGCTCAAGAGCAGATCCAGGTTTTTCTGTTGCCCTAAAGTCTTCATTGTTAGTGATGTGTTCTAATAAGTGCGTGGAGCAATAATTTGCAACACGAGATCCTGCGTGCCCATCATAGACAGCAAAAAAGGACCAGTCCTCTAAGCCATGGGGAATACCTACAACAGCTGTGTGAGCATCTTCCATTTccactctccatccctgcataCTGCTGAGGCCATAACGCAAGCCATTCCCTGCACCATGATCATtatgcttttcagtttttggtTTATCCAAAAATGCACCCATGTTTATGCAATAATGaatctgaaaaacagagaagaaaagtctTATAAATAAGACCAACACTCCACATAAACTTTGTTCTCCCTTTCCTGTGGTTCTTCTTTCTAAAACAAGTGATAAAGCATACGTATGTGCAAAAGTCAACAACTGTAATGGGGGGgaaaagtaattatttaatGACATGAATAAAGTGTGGACTTACAgatctgtttgcattttttagtGGTGTATTGAGCCTTTTAAAGAGCCACTTCATCAAAATTAAAGGCTTTCCATATCAGGGCAGAGTAGTTCACTTACCTTTGCAGCCCTGACACTTTTATCATCCTCTGCAGAAACTAATTTAtgctgaaaaaacaacaaccctaTGATTGttaatctcttttctttttttttttttgtggcatgAAAAGCTAATACTTAATAAATACAGACTGACTGGTCTCACTGGCTTTGTGCATACTGTGCTACTTCTATATTCTTGTACAGCACAGAAAGAGTGACAATAGGGGAATGCAGAACATCCGCCAAAAGGGAACAAGAAGGAAAATCCCAATTCAATCCAAGAAAATACCTCACAGGATTATCTTCATAAATTATTCTTAGTCCTTTATAAAGCACTTATTTCCATTTTACCATCTCTAGAAGACGTTCATGTGTTTACACAATTCTAAGCTCAAAGATGCTTGGAACTGGATTGGAAAATGTATCCAATTACAAGAGATAAAAGGTATGAGAAGAATATAATCCACTGAAATATAGAAATTCTTCAGTATTTGGAAACCTGCttcaaaatacatgaaaaagaaCCATTTACAAAGAGCAAGCTTGTAGGTAAACTGTGAGTAAACTATGTTGACATGACTCACATATGAGTAAACTATGTGGACATCCAACTCCCTTCTCCTGTACTAGACTCCCTTACACTTTATCAAGTCATCAGCAAACGCATTCGTTAATCCAAAGATCCCACTGTAGTTTCCTGAGATTTTAAGAAACTCAGATATTGCAAGCTCTGATCATGCTAAAAATGACTGCTCCATTAGTGACTGGATGTGAAAATTATAGCAACCTTCTTCCAGAAAGAATCTGAGGGAATTCTGCTATGATTGATCCTAAGCAGTCACTAGGTCTCTGGCACTCTAGTACTTACCAAGCCTGCATCCTGTATCCTCCCTTTTTAAGGTATACTTCTGGACATTTCTCCAAATAATTCAAGGTTCACACTATCTCTCTGTTACACTGACCTCTTGAAGTGTCAAGAATCTCCAACATTCTACAGATCCTGCAAGTTTGTTCAGTTATGTCTCTTTTGAACTGGTTATCTCCCACTCTTTAATAGAAATTTAGACGCGTTCCCAAATACCACAGCAACTCCTTATCTAGCTGGTTTTACTCTGGTTTTACCGCCTGTCTTAATTCAGGTTTAATGCCCTTTGATTCAGGTGCTACTAACATTATGCAAAAGGAGCCATGTGGTTCAGTAAGAAACTGAACATCGTGTAACTTGATGTACTTCtttataaaaaaaggaaaaattgagaGAAAGAACCTGACTAAGtgaaattaactgaaaaatgcCAGAATTTAAATAGCTCAAACATTTGAGTACTATGCTATGCTCTAAATAAGAGTCTTCAAAGTACCTGTTCTGACATGGAATAAAACACTGATAAGATTGTAGGTTTAGAAAAATTTTCTAGATTTCTTAAAACAGTCAGCTAGAAATTGAGGTTTTGCACAGACAGTATTAACACTAACACTGCATTTACCCCCCCTGCTTCAGCTGTGAGGTATCATTATGATTTTAATCACTTCTCATTTACTGAGGAGCTCTATGCTTGTTTAACAGTTGTCTCTATATACTAATTTTCTGCTACCAAGAAGTCTGATGTTATAACACAAGCTTTGTGTTTAGTAAACTGCCTTAAGtaggcattaaaaaataattgtgtgacaaaaaaaagcatcctgAGACCTTTATGCTCTCCAAAATTGACATTCCATGTACTAGGTACAAATCCTGAGCTGTGGCACCTATAGTGacacaaaattaagaaaatatgcTCAAAGGTTGTTGCCAATTTGATTTCATTTCCTTATAAACATCAAAATAGCCCTGAAGCTGGGTTTcaagaagcaaaaccagaaatagcATTTACACAGTTAACGTCACATCTAATACAGGAAAGCAAGTTACAGAATGACTTCAAACACATATCTCTAATGCTCTCAGAATGCTTTTACTTTTAACAACCTCAAGATTCATTAAGCCCTTTAGAACACAAACTATCCATCCTCAACTTCCCACATCTTCCTCATTAGTTCAATTTTATATTACCTAGAGTATCGTGCACAAGAAATCACAAATATTATCCTTATTCTTTATCCCTGTATTCACCATCCACTGGCCTCTCACTATATTGTCTGTCATAGCAAA encodes the following:
- the PPM1B gene encoding protein phosphatase 1B isoform X1 — translated: MGAFLDKPKTEKHNDHGAGNGLRYGLSSMQGWRVEMEDAHTAVVGIPHGLEDWSFFAVYDGHAGSRVANYCSTHLLEHITNNEDFRATEKPGSALEPSVENVKSGIRTGFLKIDEYMRNFSDLRNGMDRSGSTAVGVMISPEHVYFINCGDSRAVLYRNGQVCFSTQDHKPCNPREKERIQNAGGSVMIQRVNGSLAVSRALGDYDYKCVDGKGPTEQLVSPEPEVCEILRAEEDEFIILACDGIWDVMSNEELCEFVKSRLEVSDDLEKVCNWVVDTCLHKGSRDNMSIVLVCFSNAPKVSDEAVKKDAELDKYLESRVEEIMEKSGEEGMPDLAHVIRILTAENIPNLPPGGGLAGKRNIIEAVYSRLNPHRENEGDPGEAEESGTQGKLVEALRQMRINHRGNYRHLLEEMLVSYRLAKMQGEESTAESAAASASSDTHAGPSHLVPDPHAESENHLAEGQSSNEDSGMNKMSEKQT
- the PPM1B gene encoding protein phosphatase 1B isoform X3 encodes the protein MGAFLDKPKTEKHNDHGAGNGLRYGLSSMQGWRVEMEDAHTAVVGIPHGLEDWSFFAVYDGHAGSRVANYCSTHLLEHITNNEDFRATEKPGSALEPSVENVKSGIRTGFLKIDEYMRNFSDLRNGMDRSGSTAVGVMISPEHVYFINCGDSRAVLYRNGQVCFSTQDHKPCNPREKERIQNAGGSVMIQRVNGSLAVSRALGDYDYKCVDGKGPTEQLVSPEPEVCEILRAEEDEFIILACDGIWDVMSNEELCEFVKSRLEVSDDLEKVCNWVVDTCLHKGSRDNMSIVLVCFSNAPKVSDEAVKKDAELDKYLESRVEEIMEKSGEEGMPDLAHVIRILTAENIPNLPPGGGLAGKRNIIEAVYSRLNPHRENEGGAGDLEDPW
- the PPM1B gene encoding protein phosphatase 1B isoform X2, which encodes MGAFLDKPKTEKHNDHGAGNGLRYGLSSMQGWRVEMEDAHTAVVGIPHGLEDWSFFAVYDGHAGSRVANYCSTHLLEHITNNEDFRATEKPGSALEPSVENVKSGIRTGFLKIDEYMRNFSDLRNGMDRSGSTAVGVMISPEHVYFINCGDSRAVLYRNGQVCFSTQDHKPCNPREKERIQNAGGSVMIQRVNGSLAVSRALGDYDYKCVDGKGPTEQLVSPEPEVCEILRAEEDEFIILACDGIWDVMSNEELCEFVKSRLEVSDDLEKVCNWVVDTCLHKGSRDNMSIVLVCFSNAPKVSDEAVKKDAELDKYLESRVEEIMEKSGEEGMPDLAHVIRILTAENIPNLPPGGGLAGKRNIIEAVYSRLNPHRENEGILTLDPVTSYQTPTQNLRITLLKDRAQTKIQG